Within Paenibacillus albicereus, the genomic segment CCCGGACCGGCCGCGAGCGGCCGCGCCGCGCCGCGCGGCGCCGCGTGGCGCGCGGCGGCCGGAGCCGGCCGGCCGGCGAGGTTCGCCCGACGCTTCGACGCGCCTACGGCCACCGCCGGCCTGGCGCCGCCGCCCGCCAGGCGCTTCGCCACGGCGCCGGCCGGAGCCTTCCCGGCGCTTCTTCCCGCCGTCCCTGCGGCGGCGGCAGCCCGGCGCACGTAGCCTTTGCGCTCGTGAAAGCTCACCGAGCGGTACTTGGCGGCCAGCCGCTTCCGCCGCTCCGGCGTCAGGCTGCCGACCCTGCTGTGCAGCGCGCGGTTCTGCGCGGGGCGCAGCCGGACGGCCGCAGGATTGCGGCTGTACACGTAATTGCCGTACGTCTCGTACTCGCTGAAGCCGAACTGCTGCGAGCGGTTCAGCTTCGTCAGGATGGCGCGGTGCCAGCTCATGCCGTGGCGCTCCTCGATGTCGCGCTTCATGTCGCGCAGCTTCGCCTTTTCGAACAGCATGTAGTGGGTGACGAGCGAGCGCGGCGACGCCGCCTTGCGGCCCATGAGCCGCTCGTGCATGCGCAGGTACTCCGGCTGCGTCCAGCCGCGGGTGTAGAATGTCGTGCGGCCGCCGGAGCGGAACGTGTGCGGCCGGATCAGCACGGTGTCGGCGTCGATGACGAGGAAGTAATCCGCCGAGCACAGCTTGTCGCCGCTCAGCTTGAGCAGCTGCTGGAACAGCCAGCCGGAGCGCTCCCAGCGGGCGGAGCGGTAGTGGATGTCCTTTTTCGTCAGGGGAAGCACGGTGTTCTCGTCGACGAACCTCCACCCGTGCTCGCGGCAGAGGGAGAGGATAGCGTCCTTGCGGGGGGCGACGATGACGATCTCGCCGATCGGATGGCGCACCTGGGCGCGCGCGGCGCGGATGACATGGGGAAGCGTCGGAAGGTCCTTCTCGATCGCGGGGATGAGCACATCGATGCGGGGGAGCGCTGCGGCTCCCGCCGCCTTCGGCTTCGGCATGGGTTCGGTCAACTCCTGTACGGTCGTCGTCAAAAGCTCTGCCACCAGCATATGCCGCCCGCAGGAGCCGGGGCTGGGCAAGCCGGCGGAAGGGGCCGATGCCACGGGAATCGTCGGCCGCAGGGGAGGACAGCCGCTCCCATCCGCCGCTCCCCAGCCTCAAAAATGAGCCGGCTCCGCCCGCCTCGCTGGATTACCGCCCTTCGCACCTGCTATAGTGGACGCATGACGAACCCGCTTGGTCGTCCTTGCGGCGGCAAGGCGGGTCGAACGACAGCATGCGCTCAAGGAGGACGGGCTCCCCGAGCTCTCCGGCGCCATAAAGGAGTCTTTTCCATGGACAAGAACGATCTGAAACCCGAGCTGATCCGCCGCTTCACCGCCTACGCGGCCGTCGATACGCGAAGCGACGACAGCAGCGAGAGCTGCCCGTCCACCCCCGGCCAGCTGGTGCTGGCGCGCCAGCTGAAGGACGAGCTGGAGGCGATCGGGCTGACCGAGGTCACGCTCGACGGCAACGGCTACGTCATGGCGACGCTGCCCGCGACGAGCGCCAAGCCCGTGCCGACGATCGGCTTCCTCGCGCATATGGACACCGCCTCCGACTTCTCCGGCGCGAACGTGAAGCCGCAGCTCGTCGAGAGCTACGACGGCGGCGACATCGTGCTCAGCGCGGAGCTCGGCATCACGCTTTCGCCGCGCGAGTTCCCCGAGCTGGCCGGCTACAAGGGCCAGACGCTGCTCACGACCGACGGCACGACGCTGCTCGGCGCGGACGACAAGGCGGGCATCGCCGAGATCATGACCGCGATGGCCTATCTGGCCGCCCATCCGGAGATTCCGCATGGACGGATCCGCGTCGGCTTCCTGCCGGACGAGGAGATCGGCCGGGGGCCGCATCGCTTCGATGTCGCGGCGTTCGGCGCCGACTTCGCCTATACGATGGACGGCGGTGCGCTCGGCGAGCTGGAGTACGAGAGCTTCAACGCCGCCGAGGCCCTCGTCACGATCCAGGGCAAGAACGTGCACCCCGGCTACGCCAAGGGCAAGATGCTCAACGCGCAGACGATCGGCATGGCGCTGCACGGCCGGCTGCCGGCCGGCGAGGTGCCGGAGTTCACGGAGGGCTACGAGGGCTTCTTCCACTTGATGGAGTTCGAGGGCACCGTCGATCTCACGCGCATGCGCTACATCATCCGCGACTTCGACCGCGAGAGCTTCGAGAACCGCAAGAGCCTGCTGCAGACGATCGCCGAGGAGTTCCGTCAGACGTACGGCGCGGGCAGCGTCACGCTCGAGCTGAAGGACCAGTACTACAACATGCGCGAGAAGATCGAGCCGGCGATGCACATCGTCGAGCTGGCGCGCCAGGCGCTGGAGGACTGCGGTGTCCAGCCGGACATCAAGCCGATCCGCGGCGGCACCGACGGCTCGCAGCTGAGCTACATGGGGCTGCCGACGCCGAACCTGTTCGCCGGCGGGGAGAACTTCCACGGCCGCTACGAATACGTGTCCGCCGACACGATGGTCAAGGCGGCCGAGGTCATCCTGCGCATCGCCACGCTGGCGGAGGAGCAGGCTTAGGCAAATGCAGGCGCGAGCGTCCGGGAACGAGATGGACGCGGACGGGAACGCCGACCGGCAAGGAGCCGCGCTCCTTGCCGGTCGGCGTTTTTGGAGCGTTCGCCTGCCGGATCCCGCCGAACTCCCCCTCGTTTACAACCTCTACAAGTCCCGCTGATCCGGCGCTGACAGTCGCCCTGTAGGCTCTAGCCGAGAGCGCGGGACGGATCGCCGGGACCGCCGTTTTCGCCACGACCGAACCGGGAGGGATCGCCATGCGCCTCGCCTTGTTTACGGATACGTTCGCCCCGCAGATGAACGACGTCGCCCGCACGCTCGGGCGGCTGACCGCCCATCTGGAGCGCCGCGGCATCGAGCATCTCGTCTTCGCCCCTGCCTCTCCCGAAGAGGCGAGCCCGCCTCTGGCCCTGCATCCGCCGCCGCTGTCGCTGCGGCCGTCTCCGAGCGTCCCGTTCCTGCTCTACCCGGAATGCCGCCTCGCCTTGCCCAACGTGCTGTCGATGCGCCAGCAGCTCGACCGCTTCCGTCCCGACCTGCTCCATCTGGCGACGCCGTTCAACATCGGCCTGTGCGGCCTCCGGTATGCCCGGCGGCGCGGCCTGCCCCATGCGGCGTCCTACCACACCCACTTCGACCGCTACTTCTCTTACTACGGCATGGCCAAAGCGGTCCCGCTCTACTGGCGCTACATCCGCTGGTTCCACCGCAGCTGCGGGGCGACGTTCGCGCCGTCGCGCGAGACGCTGCTCGCCCTCTACCGTCAGGGCGTCGGCGGCCTCCGGCTGTGGACGCGCGGCGTCGACAGCGAGCGGTTCCATCCGGCCAAGCGCCGCGCGGCGGCTGTCCGCGAGCGGTTCGGCATCGCCCCGGACGAACGCATCCTGCTCTATGTCGGCCGCATCGCGCCGGAGAAGGATGTCGCCACGCTGGCCGAGCTGCTGCGCGGGCTGCCCGCTTCCCGGGAAGGGCGCGCGCGCTGGCTGGTCGTCGGCGACGGGCCCGCTCTGCCGGAGCTGAAGGCCGGCGCGCCGGACGGCGCCATCTTCGCCGGCTACCGCGAGGGCGAGGAGCTCGCCGAGCTGTATGCGTCGGCGGATCTGTTCGTCTTTCCGTCCTCCACGGAGACGTTCGGCAACGTGGCGCTGGAAGCGATGGCGAGCGGATTGCCCGTCATCGGCGCGGACGCCGGGGGCATCCGGGAGTCCGTGCGCCACGAGGCGACCGGCCTGCTCTGCCCGCCGGGCGACGCCGCCGCCTTCGCGGCCGCCATCGAGCGGCTGGCGGCGTCTCCGGACGAGGCGCGCCGCATGGGCGAGGAAGGGCGCAAGCATGCCCTCAGCCAGTCGTGGGAGGCGATTCTCGACGATCTGCTGGACCAGTACGGCGAGGTGATCGAGCGCTCCAGGCACGCGCGGGCTGCCGATCCGTCGTTCGGCACCGGCTGACCCGCTCGGGACGGCTGGGCATCGGCCTGCAGCGTGAAAAAGCCGTTCCCCGGCCCTTCAGCGGGGGGAACGGCTTCTTTTTCGTCTGACCCGAGTTCTACGGCCCGTGTCCGTTACAGAGGGAGCGCTTCGGAGGCTTCCTCCGGCTTCCGCTTCGCGCCCAGACCTTCGCGGCGCTGGCGGGCCGCCTTGCGGAAGAACAGCAGCTCGTAGATGCACGGCACGATGACGAGCGTCAGCACGGTGGCGACGATCAGGCCGCCGATGACGACGATCGCGAGGCTTTGCGAGACGATGCTTCCGCTCTCCGCCGAGCCGAACACGAGCGGAAGCATGGCGCAGACGGTCGCGATGGCCGTCATCAGGATCGGGCGCATGCGCGTGCCGGCCGCCTCGAGCAGCGCCTCGCGGATCGGCATCGTCTCCTCGTTGTGCTTGACGCGGTCGAGCAGCACGATCGCGTTGGTGACGACGATGCCGATCAGCATGAGCGCGCCGAACATCGCCGTGAAGTCCGGCGTCACCTGCGTCACGACGAGGCCGAGCACCGCGCCGATGGCCGCGAGCGGCAGCGTGAACAGGATCGCCAGCGGAGTCCGCAGCGTCTTGAACGTCAGCACCATGATGAGGTAGACGATGCCGATCGAAATGAGCGCGATCATGCCGAGATCGGCGAAGTCCTGCGACATGTCCGCTGAGGCGCCGCCGACAGAGGCGTGCGCGCCGGCGGGCAGCTTCAGGCCGTCGACCGCCTTGGAGATGTCCGCGCCGACGACGGACAGCCGGCTCGGCTCCGCCTCGGCCGCGATGCGGACGTAAGGCTTGCCGTCTTTCAGGTAGTAGACGGTCGCCTTCTCTTCCTGAACCCACTTGGCGACCGCCGATACCGGCTGCGGACCGGCGTCCGTCAGCACGGTCAGCGCATCCAGCTCCGCGGCCTGCGTCGGAGCGAGCGCCGGCTGCAGCACGACCGGCGTCTGCCGGCCGTCCTCGCCGGCCAGCTGCCCGATCGGCACCGGGTTCAGCATGCCCTGCAGCTGCTGGGCCAGCTCCGCCGACTTGGCTTTTGCCGGATCGACCTCCAGCGTGTAGACGGCTTTCTTCGCCTGCTCGTTGCTCTCGACCTTGAGCACGTCCTGCACCGGCTCGATAGCCGCCATGACAGTCGCCGCCGCAGAGCTCGCCGTCGCCGCGTCCGGACCCGTCACGTCCACGTACACCTGGGAGCCGCCGCTGCCGCCCATCAGGCTCGACGTCTTCACCTCCAGCTCGGCGTCCGCAGGGATGCCCGCCTGCGCTTTCACCTGCTCGGCCAGCGCCTCCGCGTCCGTTCCCTTCTTGAGTCCGAGCAGATAGCGGATCTGCGTGCGGGAAGCGATCTCGCCGTACTGGGCCGACTCCTCGTTGCCTCCCGCCGTCATGTACACCCACTCCTGCTCCGGCAGGCTCTGCAGGTACGATTCCAGCTTTTCTCCGTCCGCGGCCATCCGCTCCTGCGTCGCATCCGCCTGGAAGGCCAGCGTTACGGACAGGTTGGAGGCGTCCGACGTATCGAGCGCGCCCTTGGGCATCGCTGCGTACGCTCCGATCGAGCCGGCGAGCAGCACGACGGCGGCCGTCAGCGGCAGCCACTTGCGGCGCAGGCTCCAGTCGAGGAACCGCTGGAAGCGCCGGGAAGGCTCATGCTCCGTCAGGCGCACGTTCCGGAACAGCCCGGCACCGATCAGCGGAACGACCGTCAGCGCGACGAGCAGCGACGAGAGCAGCGAGTAGCTCACGGTCAGCGCGAACGGCAGCAGGAACGCCTGCAGCGAGCCGCGCAGCAGGCCCATCGGCAGGAAGACCGCGACCGTCGTCAGCGTCGAGGCGGTGATGGCGGTCGAGACTTCGCGCGTCGCGTCGATGACGAGCGGAATCGAGAAGCGCTCCTTCTGCAGCCGGCGGAAAATGTTCTCGATGACGACGATGCTGTCGTCCACGAGCCGTCCGACCGCGACGGCGACGCCGCCGAGCGTCAGGATGTTGAGCGATACGCCCGACAGGTCGAGCAGGTACAGCGTCAGGCCGAGCGACAGCGGGATCGACACGATCGTGACGAGCGTCGCGCGGATGTTCCGCATGAATACGAGAATGACGAGCGTCGCGAACAGCGCTCCGAGCAGCACC encodes:
- the pepT gene encoding peptidase T — translated: MKPELIRRFTAYAAVDTRSDDSSESCPSTPGQLVLARQLKDELEAIGLTEVTLDGNGYVMATLPATSAKPVPTIGFLAHMDTASDFSGANVKPQLVESYDGGDIVLSAELGITLSPREFPELAGYKGQTLLTTDGTTLLGADDKAGIAEIMTAMAYLAAHPEIPHGRIRVGFLPDEEIGRGPHRFDVAAFGADFAYTMDGGALGELEYESFNAAEALVTIQGKNVHPGYAKGKMLNAQTIGMALHGRLPAGEVPEFTEGYEGFFHLMEFEGTVDLTRMRYIIRDFDRESFENRKSLLQTIAEEFRQTYGAGSVTLELKDQYYNMREKIEPAMHIVELARQALEDCGVQPDIKPIRGGTDGSQLSYMGLPTPNLFAGGENFHGRYEYVSADTMVKAAEVILRIATLAEEQA
- a CDS encoding glycosyltransferase family 4 protein; the encoded protein is MRLALFTDTFAPQMNDVARTLGRLTAHLERRGIEHLVFAPASPEEASPPLALHPPPLSLRPSPSVPFLLYPECRLALPNVLSMRQQLDRFRPDLLHLATPFNIGLCGLRYARRRGLPHAASYHTHFDRYFSYYGMAKAVPLYWRYIRWFHRSCGATFAPSRETLLALYRQGVGGLRLWTRGVDSERFHPAKRRAAAVRERFGIAPDERILLYVGRIAPEKDVATLAELLRGLPASREGRARWLVVGDGPALPELKAGAPDGAIFAGYREGEELAELYASADLFVFPSSTETFGNVALEAMASGLPVIGADAGGIRESVRHEATGLLCPPGDAAAFAAAIERLAASPDEARRMGEEGRKHALSQSWEAILDDLLDQYGEVIERSRHARAADPSFGTG
- a CDS encoding efflux RND transporter permease subunit; amino-acid sequence: MRSFIQGAFRNKAAVWLCVVLVLVMGTASYLKLPMEFLPEADNPQVTVTAIGPGYDAASMEALVTKPLQEATAGIQGKTAAFATSGDSYSQLNLNFDSSTDMKQARADVERAIASVPLPERVAPPYVIQLNTSMIPVSWVTLTFDETMAEAKRAEAEKDILEAFRDIDGIGAAQLSGRPQPSVTVSPDADKLAAKGVPLQALYGVLQGRTGSASIGESQLGGSAVNLNVTSTLRDVETLRQLPVAPGVALGEVARVEAQSEAGGISRLGGQDALVLTVTKAPGANAVAVGRDVEKEAERLNGEIPGAELRVLMSSSDQVVNSVNSMMKEVLLGALFATLVILVFMRNIRATLVTIVSIPLSLGLTLYLLDLSGVSLNILTLGGVAVAVGRLVDDSIVVIENIFRRLQKERFSIPLVIDATREVSTAITASTLTTVAVFLPMGLLRGSLQAFLLPFALTVSYSLLSSLLVALTVVPLIGAGLFRNVRLTEHEPSRRFQRFLDWSLRRKWLPLTAAVVLLAGSIGAYAAMPKGALDTSDASNLSVTLAFQADATQERMAADGEKLESYLQSLPEQEWVYMTAGGNEESAQYGEIASRTQIRYLLGLKKGTDAEALAEQVKAQAGIPADAELEVKTSSLMGGSGGSQVYVDVTGPDAATASSAAATVMAAIEPVQDVLKVESNEQAKKAVYTLEVDPAKAKSAELAQQLQGMLNPVPIGQLAGEDGRQTPVVLQPALAPTQAAELDALTVLTDAGPQPVSAVAKWVQEEKATVYYLKDGKPYVRIAAEAEPSRLSVVGADISKAVDGLKLPAGAHASVGGASADMSQDFADLGMIALISIGIVYLIMVLTFKTLRTPLAILFTLPLAAIGAVLGLVVTQVTPDFTAMFGALMLIGIVVTNAIVLLDRVKHNEETMPIREALLEAAGTRMRPILMTAIATVCAMLPLVFGSAESGSIVSQSLAIVVIGGLIVATVLTLVIVPCIYELLFFRKAARQRREGLGAKRKPEEASEALPL